From one Dyella sp. 2HG41-7 genomic stretch:
- a CDS encoding A24 family peptidase, translating into MPDLPLIVWIAAAGVLGLLVGSFLNVVILRLPARLEAFWKQEAHDILQLGTPQETLPPGIVREGSHCPHCKHPLAARDNIPVFGWLLLRGRCRYCQAPISIQYPLIELLTGILSALVIWKFGPTWSGLVGLCLTWALVALSGIDFRTQLLPDQITLPLLWLGLLLSVAHLFVEPTSSILGAAIGYLSLWSVYWAFKLLTGKEGMGFGDFKLLAALGAWMGPGSLLPVILLSSLIGAIIGGTLIALRKHAREVPMPFGPFIAIAGWVWFIAGDTLWQAYASFTGMR; encoded by the coding sequence ATGCCCGATTTGCCTTTGATCGTCTGGATCGCCGCTGCAGGGGTCCTCGGCCTGCTTGTTGGCAGCTTCCTCAATGTCGTCATCCTGCGCTTGCCGGCCAGGCTGGAAGCGTTTTGGAAACAGGAAGCGCACGACATCCTGCAATTGGGCACTCCTCAGGAAACCTTACCGCCGGGTATCGTCCGCGAAGGCTCGCACTGCCCGCATTGCAAACATCCTCTCGCGGCGCGCGACAACATTCCCGTCTTCGGCTGGCTGCTTCTGCGCGGCCGGTGCCGTTATTGCCAAGCGCCGATCTCCATTCAATACCCGCTGATCGAACTTCTGACAGGCATTTTAAGCGCGCTCGTAATCTGGAAATTCGGTCCCACATGGTCGGGACTTGTCGGTTTGTGTTTGACGTGGGCGCTGGTTGCGTTGTCGGGCATCGATTTCCGCACGCAGTTGCTGCCGGACCAGATCACCCTGCCCCTGTTGTGGCTGGGATTGTTGTTGAGCGTCGCCCATCTCTTTGTGGAGCCGACATCTTCTATTCTCGGCGCCGCCATCGGCTATCTCAGCCTGTGGAGTGTGTACTGGGCGTTTAAGTTGCTTACCGGTAAGGAAGGCATGGGCTTTGGCGATTTCAAATTGCTCGCCGCATTGGGTGCATGGATGGGGCCCGGCTCGTTGCTTCCGGTGATTCTGCTTTCGTCGCTGATCGGCGCGATCATCGGCGGCACGCTAATCGCGCTGCGCAAACACGCCCGCGAAGTGCCGATGCCGTTCGGTCCATTTATCGCCATCGCGGGATGGGTGTGGTTTATCGCCGGCGATACGTTGTGGCAGGCGTATGCGAGTTTCACCGGAATGCGATGA
- a CDS encoding type II secretion system F family protein, with translation MATVTAATKTRQQGAQRAQISEMPTFDWVALDKRGKRMTGSMQSKNPSLVKAALRQQGMNPQTVKERSKPLFGGSGSAVKPRDVAIFSRQIATMMASGVPMVQAFDIIADGQKNPRFKTMLTDVKQSIEGGSALHEALGQYPVQFDELYRNLVRAGESAGVLDTILDTVATYKEKTEAIKAKIKKALFYPLMVLVVAFAVCMIMLLFVVPVFAKTFQDAGAALPAPTQFVVSMSEFMQHYWWVVLFGIVGSITALVMAKKRSEKFAHLLERVTLKLPVMGNILRQSAIARFSRTLGVTFRAGVPLVEALDAVAGATGSVVYGDAVHHIREDVAVGHQLQLAMRQTGLFPNMVVQMVAIGEESGALDHMLFKCAEFYEEEVNNAVDTLASLLEPLMMVILGVLVGGMVVSLYLPIFKLAATV, from the coding sequence ATGGCCACGGTTACAGCCGCCACAAAGACTCGCCAGCAGGGCGCGCAGCGCGCCCAGATCTCGGAGATGCCCACGTTTGACTGGGTGGCGCTGGACAAGCGCGGTAAGCGCATGACCGGTTCGATGCAGTCGAAGAACCCTTCGCTGGTAAAGGCCGCGCTGCGCCAGCAAGGGATGAACCCGCAAACCGTGAAGGAGCGCTCCAAGCCTCTGTTCGGCGGTTCGGGGAGTGCGGTAAAGCCACGCGACGTCGCAATTTTCAGCCGACAAATCGCCACCATGATGGCTTCCGGCGTGCCGATGGTGCAGGCCTTCGACATCATTGCGGATGGCCAGAAGAATCCGCGCTTCAAAACGATGCTGACCGACGTCAAACAAAGCATCGAGGGCGGCTCCGCATTGCATGAAGCTCTTGGCCAGTATCCAGTGCAGTTCGATGAGCTCTATCGCAATCTGGTTCGTGCAGGCGAATCGGCCGGTGTGCTCGACACCATCCTGGACACAGTCGCGACATACAAGGAAAAGACAGAAGCGATCAAAGCAAAAATCAAGAAAGCGCTTTTCTATCCCTTGATGGTACTGGTCGTAGCATTCGCCGTATGCATGATCATGCTGCTATTCGTCGTACCAGTGTTTGCAAAAACCTTTCAGGATGCAGGAGCAGCCCTCCCCGCGCCGACACAATTCGTCGTGTCGATGTCCGAATTCATGCAGCACTATTGGTGGGTAGTTCTTTTCGGAATTGTTGGCAGCATCACCGCTCTCGTCATGGCCAAGAAACGATCGGAGAAGTTTGCGCACTTGCTTGAGCGAGTGACACTTAAACTACCGGTGATGGGTAATATTCTTCGTCAGTCGGCCATCGCACGATTTTCACGTACCTTGGGTGTTACATTCCGCGCCGGCGTACCGCTGGTCGAGGCGCTGGATGCCGTAGCAGGAGCGACAGGTAGTGTTGTTTACGGAGACGCAGTTCATCACATACGCGAAGACGTTGCAGTTGGTCATCAACTCCAATTAGCGATGCGCCAGACCGGACTGTTTCCCAACATGGTCGTGCAGATGGTCGCCATCGGCGAAGAGTCCGGCGCGCTGGACCACATGCTCTTCAAGTGTGCCGAATTCTACGAAGAAGAAGTCAACAACGCCGTCGACACGCTAGCCTCCCTGCTCGAACCCTTGATGATGGTGATATTGGGTGTCTTGGTGGGTGGCATGGTCGTTTCGCTGTACTTGCCGATCTTCAAACTCGCCGCCACCGTCTGA
- the coaE gene encoding dephospho-CoA kinase (Dephospho-CoA kinase (CoaE) performs the final step in coenzyme A biosynthesis.), which produces MSKTAPFTVALTGGIASGKSSVEQHFKALGAHVYDADEAARAAVAQGSSGLAAIVQAFGSDVLDTHGRLDRPRMRECVFSDPTARKTLEAIVHPRVRQWLLEHVQADEGPYVMLSIPLLAENIGHYRWVDRVVVVDVPEAIQVQRLIARDGMDEDLAARILATQASRSARLALADDVIDNSGPESALEAQVAALHQRYLDLASARR; this is translated from the coding sequence ATGAGCAAGACGGCGCCCTTTACGGTCGCCCTGACAGGCGGCATCGCTTCGGGCAAAAGCTCGGTTGAGCAGCATTTCAAAGCGCTCGGCGCGCATGTGTATGATGCCGACGAAGCCGCACGCGCCGCCGTAGCGCAAGGAAGCAGCGGCTTGGCGGCGATCGTCCAAGCCTTCGGCAGTGATGTACTCGATACGCACGGCCGACTCGATCGACCACGGATGCGCGAGTGTGTCTTCAGCGACCCCACCGCACGCAAGACGTTGGAAGCCATCGTGCATCCGCGCGTACGCCAATGGTTGCTCGAACACGTGCAAGCCGACGAAGGCCCGTACGTGATGCTGTCCATTCCCCTGCTTGCCGAAAACATCGGCCATTACCGTTGGGTGGATCGCGTGGTCGTGGTGGATGTGCCGGAAGCGATCCAGGTTCAACGCCTGATTGCTCGAGACGGCATGGACGAGGACCTGGCCGCCCGCATCCTCGCCACCCAAGCCTCCCGTTCGGCCCGCCTGGCGCTGGCGGATGACGTGATCGATAACAGCGGACCCGAATCGGCGCTGGAAGCCCAGGTCGCGGCCCTCCATCAGCGCTACCTGGACCTGGCCTCGGCGCGTCGCTGA